From Leptolyngbya sp. KIOST-1, one genomic window encodes:
- a CDS encoding response regulator, which produces MSDPSYVPPSILIVDDERNLRRLLTHAMTTEGYRVETASNGEACLGFCQQHLPDLILMDAMMPEMDGFTCCTTLGATFGDRCPPILMITALADTPSVERAFAVGAVDYVTKPIHWAVLRQRVQRILQTHLLSQELLQAHSTIAQLEATLRDCQPC; this is translated from the coding sequence ATGTCTGACCCCAGCTATGTCCCACCCTCGATTTTGATCGTCGATGACGAACGCAACCTGCGGCGTCTGCTCACCCACGCCATGACGACCGAAGGCTACCGGGTTGAAACCGCCAGCAACGGCGAAGCCTGCCTGGGGTTTTGCCAGCAGCATCTGCCCGATCTGATTTTGATGGATGCCATGATGCCGGAAATGGACGGCTTTACCTGCTGCACCACCCTGGGGGCTACCTTCGGCGATCGCTGTCCGCCTATTCTGATGATCACCGCCCTGGCCGATACCCCCTCTGTGGAGCGGGCCTTTGCCGTCGGCGCAGTGGACTATGTGACCAAACCCATCCACTGGGCCGTGCTGCGCCAGCGGGTGCAGCGCATTCTGCAGACCCATCTGCTCAGCCAGGAACTGCTCCAGGCGCACTCTACCATTGCCCAGTTAGAGGCAACGCTGCGGGATTGTCAACCCTGTTGA
- a CDS encoding ATP-binding protein, whose translation MSLPSLSGTSNFLDLVSITALRLYQADNLEDILQNTVADVQRLLDIDRVVIYRLNSRQEAQAIAIAENTLLPSLPDQSIDLSPCLHQWLGEAASLQPRVIHKVATANLSTCERRILGSMGIEASLLVPIYQRLDWQQGSPWPSQPQDLQVWGLLMAQQSRPRRWNPLEVAFLRQLSQHLFHSIHQMQLRQFSDRLVESAGDGIIVLDTNYRYQVWNGPMEKISGLSKKEVIGRVAWEVFPFLKDTGEDKLMSLAMAGQSVVAQNRAFTVPGTGQKGYFEARYSPLTDPSGAVRGCLGLVRDITEQKRAEFQLRTVTTRLTTLIQNLEAGVLVEDENRRVLLANQTFCQIFQLPMAADLLKGPDCDALLRQAASLFCDPVAVVADIEVTLQRQQPRIGQEIDLVDGRVLERDYIPIFIDGDYQGHLWQYRDITQRKQIQQQLEAASQTAEAANRAKSRFLATMSHEIRTPLNAIIGLTDLLLLTDLDDEQQDFVDTIHNSGAMLLSLINDILDFSKIEANKLELERRVFDLHRCVQEVTSLMKPLAEEKGLTVRSHIHPDVPQQMVGDVTRLRQVLLNLVSNGVKFTHRGQVTVEVHGQPSAIPLDNTIQLHFSVTDTGIGIPEENCGDLFDAFSQLDASVARRYGGTGLGLAICKKLVEAMGGRIGFTTQPGVGTTFSFTLPSPLLPASAHPSDGSPPPQPGVSPLALAAQLPLKILVVDDLTVNQKVASKMLERLGYTPDCAANGIAAIDMVQQTSYDLVFMDVQMPGLDGYETTELIRKLPSVTPEQPWIVAMTAHSNQENHQRSLQIGMNDFLSKPVVLSSLSDCLIRYGRNYHSERLGPGLLPAVHDSAGKAAPPAQPLLDPSMLTSIYDMAGAEADLLLAELVQNYQEDATHCLQQLHQAIAEQTSEQIRHQAHALRSMSLNLGALRLSTLCQDLESYHHQMSLADQQALLVTIEHTFAEVMAALQSATTTHSHV comes from the coding sequence ATGAGCTTGCCTAGTCTGTCGGGAACATCCAACTTCCTGGATTTGGTCTCTATCACAGCCCTGCGGTTGTACCAGGCCGACAACCTGGAGGACATTTTGCAAAACACAGTTGCGGATGTGCAGCGGCTGCTGGACATCGATCGGGTGGTGATCTATCGGCTCAACTCCAGGCAGGAGGCCCAGGCGATCGCGATCGCCGAAAATACGCTCCTACCATCTCTCCCGGACCAATCCATCGACCTGTCCCCCTGTTTGCACCAATGGCTGGGGGAGGCGGCTTCCCTGCAGCCACGGGTGATCCACAAGGTTGCCACGGCCAACCTCTCGACCTGTGAGCGCCGAATCCTGGGATCTATGGGTATTGAGGCCAGCCTTTTGGTCCCCATTTACCAACGCCTGGATTGGCAGCAGGGTTCCCCCTGGCCCAGCCAGCCCCAAGACCTGCAGGTGTGGGGGCTTTTGATGGCTCAGCAGAGTCGGCCGCGCCGCTGGAATCCGCTGGAGGTGGCCTTTTTGCGACAGCTTTCCCAGCATCTGTTCCACTCCATTCACCAGATGCAGCTGCGTCAATTTTCAGACCGGCTGGTCGAAAGCGCTGGGGACGGCATCATTGTTCTAGACACCAACTACCGCTACCAGGTCTGGAATGGACCGATGGAAAAGATTTCCGGGCTGTCCAAAAAAGAGGTGATTGGGCGGGTGGCCTGGGAAGTCTTTCCCTTTCTCAAAGACACCGGAGAAGACAAACTGATGTCTTTGGCCATGGCCGGCCAGTCCGTCGTGGCTCAAAATCGAGCCTTTACGGTGCCAGGAACCGGGCAGAAGGGGTATTTTGAAGCTCGCTACAGCCCCCTCACTGACCCCTCGGGAGCGGTGAGGGGGTGTCTGGGGCTGGTGCGCGATATCACCGAGCAAAAGCGGGCCGAATTTCAGCTTCGCACCGTGACCACGCGCCTGACAACCCTGATTCAAAACCTGGAGGCGGGCGTTTTGGTCGAGGACGAAAATCGCCGCGTGTTGCTGGCCAATCAGACCTTTTGCCAGATTTTTCAGCTGCCGATGGCCGCCGACCTGCTGAAGGGGCCAGACTGCGACGCCCTGCTCCGGCAGGCGGCCTCGCTGTTCTGCGACCCCGTGGCCGTCGTTGCCGATATTGAGGTGACGCTACAGCGGCAACAGCCGCGCATTGGGCAGGAGATCGACCTGGTGGATGGGCGCGTGCTGGAGCGGGACTACATTCCTATTTTTATCGATGGCGACTACCAGGGGCACCTGTGGCAGTACCGCGACATTACCCAGCGCAAGCAAATCCAGCAGCAGCTTGAGGCGGCCAGTCAGACCGCTGAGGCGGCGAACCGGGCCAAGTCCAGATTTTTGGCCACCATGAGCCACGAAATTCGCACCCCGCTCAACGCCATTATTGGCCTGACCGATCTGCTGCTGCTCACCGACCTGGACGATGAGCAGCAGGACTTTGTCGATACGATTCACAACAGTGGCGCTATGCTGCTGTCGCTAATCAACGACATTCTTGACTTTTCAAAAATTGAGGCCAACAAACTGGAGCTAGAGCGGCGGGTTTTTGATCTGCACCGCTGCGTGCAGGAGGTCACCAGTCTGATGAAGCCCCTGGCCGAGGAGAAGGGACTGACCGTGCGATCGCACATTCACCCCGACGTTCCTCAACAGATGGTGGGCGACGTCACCCGGCTGCGGCAGGTGCTTCTAAATTTGGTCAGCAACGGCGTTAAATTTACCCATCGGGGCCAGGTCACCGTAGAGGTGCATGGGCAACCCTCCGCCATTCCCCTGGACAACACCATCCAGCTGCATTTCTCCGTCACAGACACAGGCATTGGCATTCCGGAGGAAAACTGCGGCGACCTGTTCGATGCCTTCAGCCAACTCGACGCGTCGGTGGCCAGGCGCTATGGCGGGACGGGCCTGGGGCTGGCGATCTGCAAAAAGCTGGTGGAGGCGATGGGAGGCAGAATCGGCTTTACCACCCAGCCGGGGGTAGGCACCACCTTCTCGTTCACCCTTCCGTCCCCCCTGCTGCCGGCCTCGGCCCACCCCTCCGACGGCAGCCCTCCCCCGCAGCCTGGCGTTTCCCCGTTGGCCCTGGCGGCCCAACTGCCGCTCAAAATTTTGGTCGTGGACGACCTGACGGTGAATCAAAAAGTGGCCAGCAAAATGCTGGAGCGGCTGGGGTACACCCCTGACTGCGCCGCCAACGGCATAGCTGCCATTGACATGGTGCAGCAAACCTCCTACGACCTGGTGTTCATGGATGTGCAAATGCCGGGGCTGGACGGGTACGAAACGACCGAACTGATTCGCAAACTGCCCTCGGTCACCCCCGAGCAGCCCTGGATTGTGGCCATGACCGCCCACTCTAACCAGGAGAATCATCAGCGATCGCTGCAGATTGGCATGAACGACTTTCTCAGTAAGCCGGTGGTGCTGTCCTCCCTGAGCGATTGCCTGATCCGCTACGGGCGCAATTACCACTCCGAGCGCCTGGGCCCCGGCCTACTGCCAGCGGTCCATGACTCCGCCGGGAAGGCGGCCCCCCCGGCCCAGCCCCTCCTCGACCCCTCGATGCTCACCAGCATTTATGATATGGCCGGGGCCGAAGCCGATCTCCTGCTGGCCGAGCTGGTCCAAAATTACCAGGAAGATGCCACCCACTGTCTGCAACAGCTACACCAGGCCATTGCTGAGCAAACCTCTGAACAAATTCGCCACCAGGCCCACGCGCTGCGATCGATGAGCTTGAATCTGGGTGCCCTGCGGCTGAGCACCCTCTGCCAAGACCTGGAATCCTACCATCACCAGATGTCATTGGCGGACCAGCAGGCCCTACTAGTCACCATCGAGCACACCTTTGCCGAAGTGATGGCCGCGCTACAGTCTGCTACTACGACCCATTCCCATGTCTGA
- a CDS encoding NACHT domain-containing protein, protein MAKRSLQASQSGIIQAKRAFDRRGWTQEYLAAEVGLQTRQSIWKFFSGRPVERHIFIDICFTLDLDWETIVDRAAFEPNESEPVATVPTATAAAPDGDAPVAGQESGQDLSAARSHLLTLTQAQCQLLELPLDLHQPITLAQLYTDAYLRPYQRLGHPQPAAKAPATAAVQPHSRLLVLGRPGAGKTTLLQHLALEIGANRLQGNGQTCLPVFLRLRQLALVPPAELNLQAYLSQRWLAAGLSQPQIDQLWPQGHLWLLLDGWDELPTEQHRIVTQQVQTLLDTYPGLRVLISGRSGGPMPQLNGLVTLELAEFGAQQINTFVHKWFTANGLEQGETQAQNCLQALNHPENDRLREMALTPILLHLICLVFHSSGGFPSQRSKLYQRALDLLLGQWDQQRGIYRHQPLRQVSSVDLSALLGEIAACSFAQGRVVLEAAELLGLIAKSLVRRGYQSDSPEQLWADSQTLVQVLIEHYGILSEREMGSYAFAHLSFQEYLTARHWALAALAIRRPEDWADLADHLPDARWHEVIGLTVEMVPQAETLWQALWQASQRYVIHHPELQPLLRWAQRQADQSTAAYSPVALRGFYLGLRLDQGLDLATALDSRLAVDLPPCLALDQALIHLLQRSQQWLRNPSLQTGFDLAFGLDLKPRFALADRLTTTLEQLQAQLLDALGDEAELAAWCAQAGAAWFTALQHAIAADRQWDVNGLDTASAPSLAVYYRMQRLLVDCLRHNRTFAAATVATFEQCLFGEEVQYELA, encoded by the coding sequence ATGGCAAAACGATCGCTTCAAGCTTCCCAATCCGGCATCATCCAAGCTAAGCGAGCCTTCGACCGCCGGGGATGGACTCAGGAATACCTGGCGGCTGAGGTGGGATTGCAAACCCGCCAGTCCATCTGGAAGTTTTTTTCAGGGCGTCCGGTGGAACGCCACATCTTTATCGATATCTGTTTCACCCTCGACCTGGATTGGGAAACCATTGTCGATCGCGCGGCATTTGAGCCCAATGAATCCGAACCGGTGGCGACGGTCCCGACCGCCACGGCTGCGGCCCCCGACGGCGATGCCCCCGTGGCTGGTCAGGAGAGTGGACAGGACCTCTCGGCGGCGCGATCGCACCTGCTGACCCTGACCCAGGCCCAGTGTCAGCTGCTAGAGCTGCCCCTCGACCTGCACCAGCCGATCACCCTGGCCCAGCTCTACACCGACGCCTACCTGCGCCCTTACCAGCGGCTGGGCCACCCGCAACCTGCGGCTAAAGCTCCGGCCACCGCGGCCGTACAGCCCCACTCGCGGCTGCTGGTTTTGGGCCGACCGGGGGCAGGAAAAACCACGCTACTCCAGCACCTGGCCCTGGAGATTGGGGCCAACCGTCTGCAGGGCAACGGGCAGACCTGCCTGCCGGTCTTTCTGCGCCTGCGGCAACTGGCCCTGGTCCCTCCGGCCGAGCTTAATCTCCAGGCATACCTCAGCCAGCGCTGGCTGGCGGCCGGGCTGAGCCAACCCCAGATTGACCAGCTTTGGCCGCAGGGGCACCTCTGGCTGCTGCTGGACGGCTGGGATGAACTCCCCACCGAGCAGCATCGCATTGTCACCCAGCAGGTCCAGACCCTGCTCGACACCTACCCCGGGCTGCGAGTGCTGATTTCAGGTCGTAGCGGTGGCCCCATGCCCCAGCTCAACGGACTGGTCACCCTGGAACTGGCGGAGTTTGGAGCGCAGCAAATTAACACATTTGTGCACAAATGGTTTACCGCCAACGGCCTGGAGCAGGGGGAAACCCAGGCCCAGAACTGTTTGCAGGCCCTCAACCATCCAGAAAACGATCGCCTGCGGGAAATGGCGTTGACCCCCATCCTGCTGCATCTGATTTGCCTGGTTTTTCACAGTTCCGGCGGCTTCCCCAGCCAGCGCAGCAAGCTGTACCAGCGGGCGCTCGACCTGTTGCTCGGCCAGTGGGATCAGCAGCGCGGTATTTACCGTCACCAGCCCCTGCGCCAGGTTTCCAGTGTCGACCTCAGCGCCCTGCTGGGCGAAATCGCCGCCTGTAGCTTTGCCCAGGGACGGGTGGTACTAGAGGCCGCCGAGCTACTGGGCCTGATTGCCAAAAGCCTGGTGCGCCGGGGCTACCAGTCCGACAGCCCGGAGCAGCTCTGGGCCGACAGCCAGACCCTGGTACAGGTTTTAATAGAGCACTACGGCATCCTCAGCGAACGAGAAATGGGCAGCTACGCCTTTGCCCACCTCAGTTTTCAGGAATACCTCACCGCCCGCCACTGGGCCCTAGCCGCGCTGGCCATCCGCCGCCCCGAGGATTGGGCTGATCTGGCCGACCACCTGCCCGATGCCCGCTGGCACGAAGTGATTGGCCTGACGGTAGAGATGGTGCCCCAGGCCGAGACTCTCTGGCAGGCCCTGTGGCAGGCCAGCCAGCGCTACGTGATCCATCACCCCGAGTTGCAGCCTCTGCTGCGCTGGGCCCAACGCCAGGCTGACCAGTCAACGGCGGCCTATAGCCCGGTAGCCCTGAGGGGATTTTACCTGGGGCTGCGGCTGGACCAGGGGCTAGACCTGGCGACCGCCCTCGATAGCCGTTTAGCGGTTGACCTCCCCCCCTGTCTGGCCCTGGATCAGGCTCTGATTCATCTGCTACAGCGGAGTCAGCAGTGGCTGCGCAACCCCTCCCTGCAAACCGGCTTTGATCTGGCTTTTGGCCTGGACCTCAAGCCGCGCTTTGCCCTGGCAGATCGCCTGACCACCACCCTGGAGCAACTGCAGGCCCAACTACTCGATGCGCTGGGGGACGAGGCCGAGTTGGCCGCCTGGTGTGCTCAGGCCGGGGCGGCCTGGTTCACGGCGCTTCAGCATGCCATTGCCGCCGATCGCCAGTGGGATGTCAATGGACTGGATACAGCCTCCGCCCCATCGCTGGCCGTCTACTACCGGATGCAGCGGCTGCTGGTCGACTGTCTGCGCCACAACCGCACCTTCGCCGCCGCCACGGTGGCGACCTTTGAGCAATGTCTGTTTGGGGAAGAGGTGCAGTATGAGCTTGCCTAG
- a CDS encoding PAS domain S-box protein has translation MALALALTNGAWLIQSILRARRRSATSMPADPAVTERALQVSEARYRAIVEDQTELIFRSAVDTTLLFVNGAFCRYFGLDRDEILGQSYNPVIYEPDRAWVAQRLRLLGPDNPTVTVENRVVVRGEIRWTQWVSRLLLDKQGHWSEVQSVGRDITDLKRAEEALRQSEKRLLDAQRIARVGSWAFEIATQELSWSEALFHIFGLDPTQPPPTFSAYLRLIHPDDRRRLQRTAQRAISTGNACEIEHRIVQPGGAVRHVLGRAEVQRDERGRVVRLMGTALDITDRKRMEAALQESEARFHTLMANLPGMIYRYCPGNPETAGQFTYASAGAYDLLELTPAQVQADASALWRLIHPDDLVDLQASVGSAVEAGTDWHWEGRLTTPSGTLKWIQGHSRPQQTDSGTVWDGLLIDISDRKFAELTLRQSEARYLSILEDQTELITRFQPDGTLVFVNDAFCRYYDLPREQLLGQSYKPRIYPDDQPLIDRCLAALTPENPIGQVEHRVFAKGMVRWTQWTNQIIYNAQGEFVELQSVGRDIHDRKQAELALQQSERRYATLTNGSPVGIFRFNPAGECLYVNPRWCEMTGYRAAEGFGLGWMRTIHPDDRDRLWADWQAVLNQKASFRGEGRHLTRAGEVRWFDCQVVPELDEGGDLLGYIGTVSDITDRKRAELALQQSETRFQKLASASPAVIYTVVEGPRGVVHFDYLSPAAEQIHEIPLDTLLQQGHLVSDQIHPDDREPYAQTYQACRQAMVPFRFEWRIVTPSGQIKWLRASSGPEARADGTVAWHGIVLDISDRKQAEAQLQQVQAALLEAQRIAHISNWSFDLESQTISWSPELFRMFGLKPDQGEPSYGDYLTMVHPDDRVVLQQSIARAIEAGTPYTIDYRALLPDGSMRYHEGRGEVARNAEGKVTGLFGTALDITERKQIELALQASETRFRAIFEQAAVGINQADGSGRYVEVNQYFCDLLGYTKDELLGLNYADLSHPDELAEQQPLFRNLFHQDSAILELEKRYRHKHGEWIWTSVTLSVIRDADGQPIADLAIVIDIRDRKRAEQALVQANQRMEAILAAFPDLIFYITADGRVYDFQVRDNRDLYSAPETFLNQTIQSILPPDTGERLYQAVQKTLAERTLVAIEYGLPLPTGEAFFDARIMPLDETSVIAVVRNISDRKQAEFELQRLNEDLERRVERRTQQLSQSEERLRLALAASQQGLYDLNIQTGEAITSPEYALMLGYDPATFSETLQQWLERLHPDDQATVAATYGAYIAGDISEYQVEFRQRTRSGDWKWILSTGKIVAWDEAGQPLRMLGIHTDLTNLKQAETALHQLNAELEQRIEARTYDLQQAVEAADAANQAKSLFLANMSHELRTPLNVILGFTQLMRHNRDLDPEQQDYIRIIHRSGDHLLHLINDILDLSKIEANRISLEVDSIDLLELLEDLCSMFQERADEKALAFRLKLAPDLPQHILIDPSKLRQVLINLLSNAIKFTQSGEVILEATLVHQDLALEPTLAFAVQDTGMGIAPDEQASIFDAFTQAKAGRMSLEGTGLGLAISHKIVSLMGGHLTVCSRLGQGSRFQFAIPLRLAQVSDVLPSANSGVVIGLAPGQPTYRILVVDDQPDNRQLLVKLLSQIGLSVQAVGSGAEAIARWQRWQPHLIWMDMRMPGMDGYETTRRIRAAVAQQPDLGTAAPIILAFTAQAASDAQRRALEAGCDDFLSKPIQLDLVLTKMAQYLDLRYRYDVPPPVAAASPAASLNSQTLQVMPPDWIAELHRAAIYCDSTDVARLIEQIPADFSPLIDGLNRLLHDYRFEVIMDLTQPQTSPD, from the coding sequence ATGGCGCTGGCCCTGGCGTTGACCAATGGAGCCTGGCTAATCCAATCGATCCTGCGGGCTCGTCGCCGCTCGGCCACCTCGATGCCGGCCGACCCCGCGGTCACCGAACGCGCCCTGCAGGTCAGCGAGGCGCGCTACCGGGCGATCGTAGAAGACCAGACAGAGCTGATTTTCCGCTCTGCGGTCGATACCACCCTGCTGTTTGTGAATGGGGCCTTTTGCCGCTACTTCGGCCTCGATCGCGACGAGATTTTGGGCCAGAGCTACAACCCGGTGATCTACGAGCCCGATCGCGCCTGGGTAGCCCAGCGGCTCAGGCTGCTGGGCCCAGACAATCCCACCGTTACGGTGGAGAACCGAGTGGTGGTCAGGGGCGAGATTCGCTGGACCCAGTGGGTCAGCCGACTGCTGCTCGACAAGCAGGGCCACTGGAGCGAGGTGCAGTCGGTGGGGCGTGACATCACCGATTTGAAGCGGGCCGAGGAGGCGCTGAGGCAGAGCGAGAAGCGTTTGCTCGATGCCCAGCGCATTGCCCGCGTGGGGAGCTGGGCTTTTGAGATCGCCACTCAGGAGCTGTCCTGGTCGGAGGCGCTATTTCACATTTTTGGGCTCGACCCGACCCAGCCGCCGCCGACCTTCAGTGCCTACCTGCGGCTGATTCACCCGGACGATCGCAGGCGCCTGCAGCGGACGGCCCAGAGAGCGATCAGCACCGGCAACGCCTGCGAAATTGAGCATCGGATAGTTCAGCCGGGGGGGGCGGTACGCCACGTGCTGGGGCGGGCAGAAGTCCAGCGCGATGAGCGGGGTCGGGTGGTGCGGCTGATGGGTACCGCCCTCGACATCACCGATCGCAAGCGCATGGAAGCGGCGCTCCAGGAGAGTGAAGCCCGCTTTCACACCCTGATGGCCAACCTGCCGGGAATGATCTACCGCTACTGCCCCGGCAATCCGGAGACGGCGGGGCAGTTTACCTACGCCAGTGCCGGAGCCTATGACCTGCTGGAACTGACCCCAGCCCAGGTGCAGGCCGACGCCAGTGCCCTCTGGCGGCTGATCCACCCCGACGATCTGGTCGACCTGCAGGCGTCGGTGGGGAGCGCTGTTGAGGCCGGCACCGACTGGCACTGGGAAGGGCGGTTGACCACCCCCTCCGGCACGCTCAAGTGGATTCAGGGCCACTCGCGCCCTCAGCAGACCGACAGCGGCACGGTGTGGGACGGCCTGCTGATCGACATTAGCGATCGCAAGTTTGCAGAGCTAACCCTGCGTCAGTCGGAAGCCCGCTACCTGTCTATTCTGGAAGACCAGACCGAACTGATCACCCGCTTCCAGCCCGACGGCACCCTGGTCTTTGTCAACGATGCCTTCTGCCGCTACTACGATCTGCCCCGGGAGCAGCTGCTGGGGCAGAGCTACAAACCCCGCATCTACCCCGACGATCAGCCCCTGATCGATCGCTGCCTCGCCGCCCTGACCCCCGAAAACCCGATTGGGCAGGTGGAGCACCGCGTCTTTGCCAAGGGGATGGTGCGGTGGACCCAGTGGACCAATCAAATTATCTACAACGCCCAGGGCGAGTTTGTGGAGCTGCAGTCGGTGGGCCGAGACATCCACGACCGCAAACAGGCCGAGCTGGCCCTGCAGCAGAGCGAGCGGCGCTACGCCACCCTCACCAACGGTTCCCCGGTCGGCATTTTTCGCTTCAATCCGGCGGGGGAGTGCCTGTACGTCAATCCGCGCTGGTGCGAGATGACCGGCTACAGGGCGGCGGAGGGGTTTGGCCTGGGGTGGATGCGGACGATCCACCCCGACGATCGCGATCGCCTGTGGGCGGACTGGCAGGCCGTCCTCAACCAAAAGGCCAGTTTTCGGGGGGAAGGTCGCCATCTCACTCGCGCCGGGGAGGTGCGGTGGTTTGACTGCCAGGTGGTGCCCGAACTGGATGAGGGCGGCGACCTGCTCGGCTACATCGGCACAGTGTCGGACATTACCGATCGCAAACGGGCTGAGCTGGCTCTGCAACAGAGCGAAACCCGGTTTCAAAAACTAGCGTCCGCCTCCCCAGCGGTTATTTACACCGTGGTAGAAGGACCTAGGGGCGTTGTGCACTTTGACTACCTGAGCCCAGCCGCCGAGCAAATTCATGAAATTCCCCTGGACACCCTGCTCCAGCAGGGGCATCTCGTGTCGGATCAAATCCACCCCGATGACCGAGAGCCCTATGCCCAGACCTACCAGGCCTGCAGGCAGGCTATGGTTCCGTTCAGGTTCGAGTGGCGCATCGTCACCCCCTCGGGTCAGATCAAGTGGCTGAGGGCCAGCTCAGGGCCAGAAGCGCGGGCCGATGGCACGGTGGCCTGGCATGGCATTGTCCTGGATATCAGCGATCGCAAGCAGGCCGAAGCCCAGCTTCAGCAGGTGCAGGCGGCCCTGCTGGAGGCCCAGCGGATTGCCCACATCAGCAACTGGTCCTTCGATCTGGAGAGTCAGACTATCAGCTGGTCTCCCGAACTCTTTCGCATGTTTGGGCTGAAGCCCGACCAGGGAGAACCGAGCTACGGTGACTACCTGACCATGGTTCACCCCGACGATCGGGTCGTTTTGCAGCAGTCGATCGCCCGGGCGATTGAGGCCGGAACCCCCTACACCATCGACTATCGGGCGCTGCTGCCCGATGGCTCAATGCGATACCACGAGGGCCGGGGCGAAGTGGCCCGCAACGCCGAGGGAAAGGTGACGGGGCTGTTTGGCACCGCCCTGGATATTACCGAGCGCAAGCAGATTGAGCTGGCCCTGCAGGCCAGCGAGACCCGATTTCGCGCCATCTTTGAACAGGCGGCGGTGGGCATCAACCAGGCTGATGGTTCGGGCCGCTATGTGGAGGTCAACCAGTACTTCTGTGACCTGCTGGGCTACACCAAGGATGAACTGCTTGGCCTAAACTATGCTGACCTCTCCCATCCAGACGAGTTAGCCGAGCAGCAGCCTCTGTTTCGCAACCTGTTTCACCAAGACTCAGCAATCTTAGAACTAGAGAAGCGCTATCGCCACAAGCATGGTGAGTGGATCTGGACCAGCGTCACCCTCTCTGTGATCAGAGATGCCGACGGGCAGCCGATCGCAGACCTGGCGATTGTGATCGATATCCGCGATCGCAAGCGGGCTGAACAGGCCCTGGTACAGGCCAATCAGCGCATGGAAGCCATCCTGGCCGCCTTCCCAGACCTGATCTTTTACATCACGGCCGATGGCCGAGTTTACGACTTTCAGGTCAGAGACAACCGGGACCTCTACAGCGCCCCGGAGACCTTTCTCAACCAGACTATTCAGAGCATTCTGCCCCCGGATACTGGGGAGCGGCTCTACCAGGCGGTGCAAAAAACCCTGGCCGAACGCACCCTGGTCGCCATTGAATACGGTTTACCCCTACCCACTGGAGAAGCCTTCTTTGACGCCCGCATTATGCCCCTGGACGAAACCAGCGTGATTGCCGTCGTGCGCAACATCAGCGATCGCAAACAGGCCGAATTTGAGCTGCAGCGGCTGAACGAAGACCTGGAGCGGCGAGTTGAGCGGCGCACCCAGCAGCTGAGCCAGAGCGAGGAACGCCTGCGCCTGGCGCTGGCGGCCTCCCAGCAGGGCCTCTACGATCTCAACATCCAAACCGGAGAGGCGATCACCAGCCCCGAATATGCGCTCATGCTTGGGTACGACCCCGCCACCTTCAGCGAAACGCTTCAGCAGTGGCTGGAGCGGCTGCACCCCGACGACCAGGCCACGGTTGCCGCCACCTATGGGGCCTACATCGCCGGAGACATAAGCGAATACCAGGTGGAGTTTCGCCAGCGCACCCGCAGCGGCGACTGGAAATGGATTCTCTCCACGGGCAAAATTGTCGCCTGGGATGAAGCCGGGCAGCCGCTCCGCATGCTGGGCATTCACACCGATCTGACCAACCTCAAACAGGCCGAAACCGCGCTGCATCAGCTCAACGCCGAACTGGAGCAGCGCATCGAGGCGCGCACCTACGACCTCCAGCAGGCGGTAGAGGCTGCCGATGCGGCAAACCAGGCCAAGAGCCTGTTTTTGGCCAACATGAGCCACGAGCTGCGCACCCCGCTCAATGTCATTCTGGGCTTTACCCAGCTGATGCGCCACAACCGCGACCTCGACCCAGAGCAGCAGGACTACATCCGCATTATTCACCGCAGCGGCGATCACCTGCTGCACCTGATCAACGACATTCTGGACCTGTCCAAGATCGAGGCCAACCGAATTAGCCTGGAGGTAGACAGCATCGACCTGCTGGAACTGCTGGAAGACTTGTGCAGCATGTTTCAGGAGCGAGCCGACGAAAAAGCTCTGGCCTTCAGGCTCAAGCTTGCCCCTGACCTGCCTCAGCACATTCTCATCGACCCCAGCAAGCTGCGCCAGGTGTTGATCAACCTGCTCAGCAACGCCATCAAGTTCACCCAATCTGGCGAAGTGATCCTGGAGGCCACCCTAGTACACCAGGACTTAGCGCTGGAGCCAACCCTCGCCTTTGCGGTCCAAGATACGGGCATGGGCATCGCCCCCGACGAGCAGGCCAGTATTTTTGACGCCTTTACCCAGGCCAAGGCCGGGCGCATGTCCCTGGAGGGAACGGGGCTGGGCCTGGCCATCAGCCACAAAATTGTCAGCCTGATGGGCGGGCACCTCACCGTCTGCAGCAGGCTGGGCCAGGGCAGTCGCTTTCAGTTTGCTATTCCGCTGCGCCTGGCCCAGGTTAGCGATGTCCTGCCCAGTGCCAACTCCGGTGTGGTGATCGGGCTGGCGCCGGGGCAGCCCACCTACCGCATTCTGGTGGTAGACGACCAGCCCGACAACCGCCAACTGCTGGTTAAGCTGCTCTCTCAGATTGGGTTGTCGGTGCAGGCGGTTGGTAGCGGGGCGGAGGCGATCGCCCGCTGGCAGCGCTGGCAGCCCCACCTGATCTGGATGGACATGCGGATGCCCGGTATGGACGGCTATGAGACCACCCGGCGGATTCGGGCGGCGGTAGCCCAGCAGCCGGACCTGGGTACCGCCGCCCCCATTATCCTTGCCTTCACGGCCCAAGCCGCTAGCGACGCCCAGCGCCGGGCCCTGGAGGCCGGCTGCGACGATTTCCTCAGCAAGCCAATTCAGCTCGACTTGGTGTTGACGAAAATGGCCCAATACCTGGATCTTCGCTACCGCTACGATGTCCCTCCCCCCGTGGCAGCGGCCAGTCCAGCAGCCAGCCTGAACAGCCAGACGCTTCAGGTCATGCCCCCCGATTGGATCGCGGAGCTTCACCGGGCGGCCATTTACTGCGATAGTACCGATGTCGCCCGGCTGATTGAGCAAATTCCCGCCGATTTCTCTCCCCTGATCGATGGGCTCAACCGGCTTTTGCACGACTACAGGTTTGAGGTGATCATGGACCTGACCCAGCCCCAAACGTCCCCTGACTAA